aatcacctagcctgcacatctttggactatgggaggaaactggagcacccggaggaaacccacgcagacacggggagaatgtgcaaactccacacagacagttacccgaagctggaatcgaccccgggtccctggcgtcgtgaagccgcagtgctaaccactgagccaccgtgctgcccctaatcTCCACCCATTACGCTTCTACTTCCCTACTTCCTGAGGCTGTGATGGTCCTTGCATAATCCTCTACTGTGAGGGCCATTCCTCCTCCTATTCCATTCTTTTTGTCTTTCCGCAATGTTATGTATGCTGAAATACTCATTACCAATTTTGGTACTGTTCCCCAAAGGGTAGAGAGCTGAAATCATACTCAAAGACAAAAGAGATGGAGTAAAATGGAGGCTGAAACAAAGACGGGAGTAATAAAATCTGTTTGGCAATAAAGAGATAATAACAATATTTGAGGTTTGTATGGAAAGAAAATAATCACAAAATAAGACACAAATagtggaaaataaacaaaaaacaatGATAAACATTAAATGAAGTCAAGACATGGACAAGAAGAGAGGAGTTTCTTTTGATTGTGAGGTGATTACCCAACAATATTTTCAGAATTTCAATGCTGAAATTCTAACAGCTCATACCATACTGTCACAAGTATAAATCTGTAATGAAAAGATTAATTTATTATGTTGTGATAGGCAGAGTGTGAATAGTTTTGTACGATTGTATGCATAATATTTTGGTAAATCCAGATTTCTCAAAATCCGTACTTTTTTTGAAGCATATTACTCTATATCTATTCTGTAAAAGTTTAGAGAAATGATAAACATCGCCTAGATCAGAGAATTAAATGCAAAATTcacaaattaaacattttataGCTTTTTTCCTCTTTTATCCAATCCGCATTTcataagcaaaaacagaaaactgCCAGAaaaaaactcagccagtctggcagcatctgtggagagaaagcagagttaatgttttgggtccagtgaccttccttcaTAATATTTGTTCTTCAGTGTTCATGTTCGGTGAAATGCACTAAAATTCAGAGAAGAGTTGTCACTGAGCCGAAACGTTCACTCTGCTTttccacaccctccctcccccctacagatattgtcagacctactgagatttccagcaatttctatttttgtttctgacttctagcatcaacagttttgttttgtttcctgtaTTTCATAAGATCTGATTGTTGATTtaattgatatatattgtgacgTAACCTTCAGCTAATCAATAGAGGCCAAGTCCTTCCAGTTGAGTTTATGAGCTTGAGCAGAACATTTTGTCTAAGCAGTTGTACATCACatcacaccttaaaactatgaaccaGAAAACTCTCAAAGCCAAATTAAATGGCACAATGCATGCAACAATTAAAGTTATTTTCTGAAGATCTATCATGTGTGAAGATAATATTGAACAGTTTaggaattgtttcagagatattaggaactgcagacgctggagaatctgagataacaaggtgtagagctggatgaacacagcaggccaagcagcatcagaggagcaggaaagctgacgttttgcgcccagacccttctttagaaaaataacatttccgaagaaaggtctaggcctgaagcttcagctttcctgatgcttggcctgctgtgttcatccagctctacaccttgttatctcagtttgagAACTCGTTTGGCTTTGACATTACAAATGTTTCCAGAAAAgtaatttctttaaaattaaaaaaaaacagtgaaatCTCCAAATGCTGTAGAAGTTGTTGCACCATCCATACCACAGGATGTAGTTATTGGGTAATTTACTTACTGTCATTCTCTCCTTGGGTTGCTTAGCAACAGAGAATTTCTGGTCTATAACATAGGCACCTTCAACACTTCCAGAAGCTGGGTAAGAAGAATATTAATATTAGTATATAACATTGTACTTTTTTGTGACAATCAGATAGAAATCAAGATGCAAATGAAAGCAGAAGACTTAAAATTAGTGTTGTCATAAGGGATGGGAAGCAACTAATGAAATATAAATTACCTAAACTGACAAATAAAGTTCAGCGAGGAAAGAATCtttgtgggattttttttttaaataaattatttcttaAAAATATACAAATGAAAAACATAAACTACAAGTCAAGCAAGTTACACCTGAATACCTCCAAACACAAGAGAAATTAATATGAATGGATATCATGATGCAGGCTGCAACACTTTCCCACCAGCACACAGCAATTTACGCAAACTTTCACAATAAGAATTATGCCACCACTTCAAGGTTAAGACCATGGTACTTGCAAGCTTGTGCGTGACAAGCATGTGTGATCATGACTGCtgtagaaaagaaaaaaaatgaaagcacTGAATACAGATAAACTTGCAACAGCTCAGTGGCTGAAAAAAAGAGGAGCACAGGACACAAGCCAGTCTAGCAATGAAGTCCATGTTTGCCAGCCACATTGCAGggttcacacagtcacctgtcTGCTTCCGCTTAGTACAAGGTACGTGAGTTGGTCTATGATATCTTACAGCtggttttaaaatgattttcCTGGAAGGAGAGCGGGtctgaatttctgattttttagTAAGTTCAGACTTCTTATAGGCTGTTAGaggaaaaacaaaagcaaatattATGAGGACAGGAACAATGTGGTAGGTCAGGTGGAATGATCAATATCCACTTTTAATTTAAGAAATTAATCAGGAAGAATTTAAGAAATTAGATATTACGACTTCTTGTTACTGTTTATTGTTATCTAAAATTTCTACAGTCAAATTTTTCAGCAAATGTATCATTATTACATGGGCACAATACAACCACCTCACGTCACAAAAATGCAACAAGAAAACATAAAATGCTTGATTCGTATGAACCTTTTCTCCTTTTCTTGTCTTCTTTGGAGACCGTACTGATAtcttttttaattatttttctctcaggCGTGGAAACTCTGTTTTTCCCAGTTTTTAACACCTTGCCTTTCCTATGTTTGTCTGAAGACAGGCTGATGAATTCCTTCTCTGCCTTTTCCTGTTTAGTAACAGCAGCTGGTTGTGTTAGAATGATACTTTCTTCATCTGCAGAATTAAAGTGCAAGAAATCACTAATAGCAACAGGGCTCAAACACAGGAAAAAGAAAATTCaagctcctttttaaaaaaaataagtaaCATTAAATAATATAATATAATGTAGTGTAACActtatttattttacttttaagAGATTTTATAATTTAGTCATAGGTGATAGCTATTAAGGCTTTATAGGCACCTTGAGTATCCATCCAGAGGCTGTCTGTATCCATTACAGATTCATCAATGCTCTCGTCCTCTCTCAGGTCTGTAGGGATTTCAATTTTTTCTGGGATCAGTGCAATTTGGACAGCTTTTGCAGGTGACTCATAAATCTGTCCTTCTGTTGACCGGGTTTGTTCACTAGGGGTAAAAACATCCTCAACATCACCATCATCGGGCATGGCAAACCTCACATTATGACCTACATCCTTTCCTCCTTCTAGAGTGGTCTGAACAACTGTAATAATGTCATCTTCTACTGTAATGACAGATTCCACAATTCCCCTATCCTCTTCAGTTTCTTCTACGGGGATGTTTTCGGATGCTTCATAGTCACCGGGGTCTTCGTGTAGAACAATTTCTGGCACAGGAACGTCAAATAACAAATTGGACTTAACTTCCTCTTTCATGGCTTTCTGGGCTTCAGCTGGTTCTTGCACTGGAACTGCTTCATGGACTTGTTGACCACTGGATTCTGCTTTAGAAACTTCACTTGGTGCAGGTCTAGTTTTGCTTTCTATGGTTTCCTCAGTTGGGGCTATTACACACTCAGTAACAATGTTGGATAAACCAGGCAACACAACATCTTTCACTCCCTTCTCAGTTTGGATAATTCCTTGCACAGGAGGGGATTTTTCAATTACTTTGCCATCATAATGCATAATTTCTATATCACCACTTGGTTCAATATTGTTACTGGGAAGACCGGGCTTGGTTTCGATCTCCCTAATATTATTAGGTTGAATTGTTTCTGGAGCAGGGCCAACCTTCTCAGTTACCTGATCAATTTGCTCCATTTCAAAACCTACTTTAGGTACTGTATCCTCACTAGACAAAGTAGGCTCAGTGGAAACTATCGCAGTTTCTGAAAGTGGAGTGATTTCTTGTATAGGAGCAGTTTTCTCAGATATATTTTGACCAGCAGCCTCCAGTTTTACACCAGCTTCCAAAATGTCAGTCTTAGTGAGTGGACTAGATTTGGATTCCACAGTCTCTTGAAGTTGAGGAGGTTCTTGAGTAGATGCAGTTTTCTCAGGCCCTTTCTGAGAAACAGATTCTGCCACAATCTCCTCAGAGGGCAATTTGGGCCTGGATTCATCTTCTGGGATCTTCTTAGGATGAACTGAGTCTTGAATAGGAGTAGTTTGCTGGAAAATTGTGTGATCTATGCTGTCTACTTCTATATCCACATCGAGCACATTATCCTGCCTGGGCAAAGTAGGCCTTGGCTTATCTTCCAAGGCTTTCTTGGGTCGAGCTTGTTCTTGAACCGAGACACTTTTCTCAGACCGTTGGTGATCGGTAGTTTTAAGTTTAAAACTCCCTTGTGGCACAGTAAAGTCACTGGGCAAAATATGCCTTGGTTCATCTTCCATGGTTAATTGAAGATGTTCCTGAGGAGAAGCTTTCTCAGACGGTTTGTTTTCAATAAATCTGGTTTTCAAAGAGGTCTCCAATACTGCAACATTGCTAGGTAGATCAGACAAATCGCTAGATTTACTGGCATTTTCGGTTTTATCTGGAAGCTCAATGGGAGAAATGTCTTTTGGAACTTGCTGAGCGTCAATGGTAATGGATATATTTTGAGTGCAAGATTCTCTCTGGGCAGGGTCATCAGGTAAATGATCTAGTTCAGATACTAACTTGGTAACTTGGTTTGAGACACTTAACGAAATCGTTTCATCCATCTTGAGTTCGGACTGTGCTTCCAAAATGGTAGCAATTTTTAATTCCCTGTCTTCTGATAAGGTACTGATTCTAAAATGGGAATCTTCTTTCTGCTTATTTGCATCTATTTGCCTTCTAATACTTTCCTCATCTATAGTCTGAGAAGCTGCACGGATTTGATGAAGGAAAATGCTGCCGTCCTCCAGTGGACTTTTAACTTCCTCAGGAGTTGGTAAGGGAGCAGAATATTCAAAAACACAGTAGCCCATTTCCTCTGCTTGATTAACATTTTTAATAATTGATTTGATGCTTTCAGTTAaagcctctgagccagaagctacATTTTCGGTGGTAGATTCACAGGGCATGGATGCTCTTCGAACTATTTCGATTTCTGTACCTTCTGAGCTCAGTCTCGTCCTAGTAACTCCTAAATCCAACATTTCAGGCAGGTCAGGAACCACAACAGTGTCATTTTTGTAATCATCTTTCAAAGTACAGGGGTATGCATATTGAGAGTCTAATTGCAGGCTTTCTGTGGCTGATTTCTCTTTTGCAACAGAGACAGTTTTATCCTTTTCCACTTCGACAGGAAAATAAATTTGCTTCTCCTCAGCGGGTGTTGTTACTGGAAAGAATTCTGCTGACTCCTCTAAACTCATCCCTCTGGTACAGGCTAGAATATCAGAAGCCAAAGGAGACAGAGATTCTGGGGGACCTTGGCTCTCTGTTTCCACCTCCAGTGCTACTGAATCCAAAGATGCTTCAGGTAAATTCAACACCAGCTTTTGTAGCTCTTTATCAATATTTGCATCAGCACTAGAATAGGTTTGTTGAGATATTGCTGCGGGGCGCTCCTCTTTGGCCAAATGGCTCAGTTGAATAGGTAAATGAGTTTCATTTTCCACAGCGGATTTAACTTCAACGGGCAACACTTTAGCCTGTACATCAACAGGTGGCGCATTAGCGTGTACATCAACAGGCACGGATGTCTGCGCAAGTGTGCTATAATGAATTCCTTCAGCTGATACATCATTTTCAACTTTGTGGGCATCCACTTCCGATTTCTCATGTGGGCCCTTCGAGAATTGTGGCACCGTATGAAGAAGTCTTGAACTGTTTTCATCTGAAATGGTCATTTCATAATAACCATCTTCAGGTGGTTTGGTACTATTTTCCCCATCATCTTTCAGAACAAATGTTTCAAAATATCTTGACATTTCTGGTTGATCCTCCTCCATCTTGACTTTTGAGCCCACATTAAAGGAGTCATATTTTTTATTTTGCACCGTTAGACTAGTGAAGCTTTGGGCGTTTTTATCAGGATAAACATTTGAATCCGATAATAGGTTCACGTTTTGTGGTTCCGCTTCTTTCTCTTGTTGAATGCTTTTTTCTTCCGTTTTCATAGGTGTATCACCAACTTTTTTGATATTTGAATCCATACTACAAGGCTCTTGTTTTATCCTCTCAAGCATAGAGTCTTGACTTAAAAGGGAATCGCTTGTAATGGGATGCATGCCACATTGTACATTTAGGTTAGATTCCTCCACATACAACTGGGCAGTCACAGCATCAGGCAACTGATGAACCTCTGCTACCTCAAGGTTGGTTTCAATTTCTTTAAATAGAAGATTACTTGGTTGTTGTTCAGACACATGTTTAGAGTATTCAGTTTGTAATAACTTTGTCATACCGTACATTGTCTCTACTGCTGGTTTTCCATTCACATGTTCTAAATGATGTTCTGCAGTATCTGTAGAGGTGTATTCAACACATTCTGATCTGTCCTCTGGCATTGAAAATACATCTGCTATATTTTCAACCAGCTTTATTGTATCTGGCGTATCTTTTCTTTTATCACTAGAACCTTCGAAAGCTATAGGTTTGTCTTCAATTGCACTGTGTGCAATTACAGGTAACTTGTCTATATGCAATTCCTCAAGTACTTGTTGCTTTTCCTggagcacgttttgcactttgCTTTCAGGGGCTGAAGTGCTGGTTGCAGCCAAGTCTATTTTTGCCTCTAGAGGAGGTAACACATAATTATCGTCTGCCACTGTTACTCCAGTAATCGATTGCTCTTTTTGTGAAGCACCTTCACTGTCCTTCAGTGAATCTTTTGCAGAAGGTATTTCAATATTTGGGGAAATAGCCTTTTGTTTACAGATATCTGTATCTGAAATCCCTGTACTGAGCTGTTTTGATGCATCTGGAGTTTCAGAACTATCAAGAGATTTTTTACTTTGAACTGAAACAGATTTGCCAGGCAGTGCTTCTGCCACAGTGTTTTGTGGTTTCATGATTTCGTCTGTTTTCTTGGCAGAACCTGACTGCATATGGATGGCTTTATTCTCTGCTGCCACAATGGAGATGCATTCATCTTCACAAAGACTGGACTGCAGTGAATTTGCATGGTGGCTAGTTGCGGTTTCAACACTAGAAGCCGCTAATTCTTCTCGACGTGGCTCAGTCTTGAATGAAACAGGAACAGGCTCTGTCTGCAAAACAGCTGAAATTAAAGCCTGCTTCTCGGAATCAGCTTCCTCTGTTGTTTGGATGATGTCATCATTATATTTTTCCAGCGTCGAAAAAGGTGGCAGGTCAGGTTTCTGCTGTTCAGGAATATTCTTTTCTTTGAACTCTGCCACTGACACTTCTTGCAACGACAATCTTTCTCCACAAGTAACAGAGGATTCTCCACTTGTTGACAGCTTGTCCATCTTCGTGGCTGTAAGCAAATCTAAAGTAGTTTGTGGCATGCATATAGTTAACTGTTACTAATAGGGAAAACCATTCTATTTCATATATTCCTGCCCCCAGTCAGACGGGTGTGTGTTGAATAAAAATGCATATAGTTAACTGTTACTAATAGGGAAAACCATTCTATTTCATATATTCCTGCCCCCAGTCAGACGGGTGTGtgttgaataaaaatgaaaagtgcAAATTTGTTCAACTCTGCAGCAAAACATTCAGCATTGGTGAAAACAGACTGAATGTAGTATTGGGCCTAAACTGTTTCTAAGCTGCAACTGATACTCAGGCTTGCTTAGTTATACTTAAAAGAaaactacatttttaaaatgttagcaATACATTAATTCGGAAGAAAAGATACGCAAACCAACCTCTAAAACttctaaaatttaaaattctgtGTTATTTTATTCTGTAGGATGAAAACAAAACCAAACTGTATTAGTTGATCAGTGATTTATCTCAGGAATAAAAAGCAtgtttgtttctgtatttttctttccAGATGCATCTCTTTGCTTTCTTAGAAAATGGATAAGTATATGTAATGAAGCTTTTTTGACTTTCCCTCattgtctttctttttaaaatgtgtgcATATGTGGCTGTTTTATACTCTACATTGTTGGTCATAATTCTATTACTGACTGATTTTTTGGTGTGTGGATGTCTCTTTACctccatttccttttttaaaacctcCACTCTACACCActtataattttgttttaattttattatcaGTTTTTCATCTCTTTGGGAGACGCAGATGCATTATAATTCTAGTCAGAAAATTCTTTGGTGTCTTCCTTGACACAGAAAGGGTGTGGGTTATGGAGGTCAAGGGCAGAGGGGAAGGTATGCAGGATTGTACTTCTACACCAGGATATTTACTCTTTCATCATCGTGCTTGCCACCTAAGTCTTTATATAGCTAAACAAATTACCCTCACAATCCTATCCCAGTCTCCAACTGTACACTTAATTAGAAAAAAAGCTTCTCACTAACACCATTTTCATTCTTAACCAGCTGATCATCCTAAAAACAGAATTGATTAATTAATGGTAAGCACTTGTCATAGCCCGAATAAAATAATAAATGCAAGATGCCAGCACCaaaacacaaagcaaaacaaTCTCTTTTCAAAATAATCCCAGAGATAAGCTTAAAAATACAGAAATGCAACTTAAAAAAGCTTCGAATCATGAATAAGTCTACGAATTAGAAAGCAAGTGAATCAACTCTAAAATAATTAATACACATTAGCAATGTAGCTGGCAAACATTTAGGCAATGGAAAtcctgtgctttttttaaaaataaaatcaacttgGCTGCAAAGCGTGTGACATCATGGAAACAAAATAACTCAAAATGTTAGGAGTGGTGGGAAATCATTGTTGCTTCTGTCGCCAGCATCAGTCAGCTAAAAGCAATTTATGCACAACGATTAAATTATCCTGAAAGCAACATATCTACCAGTAAACACTTGGAAGTGATACAATACTCAAAAGGCATTTCTTATTCTGTGGAAGTCAACAGGAAGACACACCTTCTACAGAAGGTGGCATTTCTTCCAAGGACTCAACTTCCCTAAGAGTCATTCCCTTTCCATTGGGAATTTCAGCTGGCACACTGTCTTCAGTTGATGATGTGGCCTCCATATATTTGGAATCCTGAGCCTGGGTTCCAGCTTCTGCTTGCACTAAGTGCGCAGCAGACCACTGCTCTTGGACATGCTCTTGCTTAAGAGCTAGTGTTGGCTCCTCTTCATCAGACGCTGGACTCTCAACAACTTTTTCTACTCAAAGGAAGAAGTGGACATGTCAGGACAAGAGACAACACAGATGCTATAACAAAACAATTTTAATGGGACACTTTCAGCTctgttttgaggaagtaaccatgTCATTTAAACACAAATGTCAAACAGAATTTGGTTAAGTAACACTGCCTGAAAGATGGTAAAAAGAGAGTAGCTTACAAAGGAGTTAagcatttatttgaaaaaaaagattTCTCAGGACCATGGATGAAATTGGCAGAGTTACTACTGGACAAACGCTTTCAAAGCGCTAGCATGGTGTAAAATGGCATCACTTTCTTTGATTGCAAGCATATATTTTCATTACTATAACAGAAATAGTATATTTCTTTTGACCAAATGCAATCCATCTCGGAAACTGTTTTCATGGCAATTTACTTGGGAATTTAAAGCCTACTAAAATGGCAGAAATTCATGATGACAAAGTAACGGCTCACTGCTGCTACACttaatttccttttcatgtttCATTAGAAATTACTAATAAATGAGTAGACTCTTCCAGATTTGGATTTATTGACGTAGAGTTTTGGCATGTTTTGATGATTTATGGATATATTTACTTCTAGCACGGTAAAACACCTGCAGGTCACACTAACATTTTATGCATTTGTGATTAGTTTTGTGTGTCACAAAATCactttcagcttttttttaaagattagattatattccctacaatgtggaacaggcccttcggcccaacaagtccacacctccccttgaagcatcccacccagacccatccccctataacccacacacccctgaacactacaggaaatttagcatggctgatccacctagcctgagcatctttggactgtgggaggaaaccggagcacccggaggaagcccacgcagacacggggagaatatgcaaactccacacagacggtcgcccgaggttagaatcgagcccgggtccctggtgctgcgaggctgcagtgctaaccagagccaccgtgccgtctaAGCAATGAAGAAAAACACAATATATGCTGCTACGAAGCAGAGGTTGACATCTCTCtaataactaaaactgaaagcCCCCATAGAAACTCGCCTCACCTTATGATCTATTAAAGtaaatgtgaaaagtggtataacctgcctgtTACCTcacaatctgttataaaggagaagtgaaataaaatgaactcctgacagtcatGTTACAAACAACAAATAACAACTTATTTcttaaacaaataacaatttatatACCTAACTCTAACAGTTAACAAATGAACAGAACTACCAACAGACTGAATAACTTCCCCCCTAACTACTAATTATtcccaaatgaaacaaaattctaatggcattgtcgttccaataaatacaagtcctacTTATATAAACCAATGTAAtaaggaaaataatttaaaacttcGTCTCTTAAAATTACAGCCAGCTTAAGTCTCCTGGAATTTTCTTTACCTTCTTCGCTGTTCACCAGTCAGGAATGCCTTTCTCTGTTGAATTCCTCTGTCAGGAATGCGGTTCTTtgtcaaattcttgtgtcaggaatattagctaagagtgctgcTGTATCTTTAGTTTAGAAGGTGGTTTTTGgagagcttagagaattctgatagagtcagtgattttttttatagctgagagctgttctcttggcagatgacagctgactctcacactgattttcaaatgctcGCTTCTTTTATTctcttgatgacctattaatttcttataataggattggccctaggttgtcaaaaccatcggTTGGGTTTTCGTATCTaaggcctggtttaaattaattggttaagttcaaaaacctgttgtcttggtaaaaatgctgcattgcctgctaacagtataaccttttgatacaatgtttcaatttcaagaactctacATACCTATTGCTGCCT
The window above is part of the Stegostoma tigrinum isolate sSteTig4 chromosome 7, sSteTig4.hap1, whole genome shotgun sequence genome. Proteins encoded here:
- the LOC125454137 gene encoding microtubule-associated protein 2-like isoform X20, encoding MADDGKSEGSAPQWTSSTVLEAASHQFTTDFKEQSASGECISRTENGYSFRDNLAEAQDGGQAAYTLSQANGVNGKLTAKDGATAASGRSFDTKPIPAPEAEVISARIVQEVTAEAVAVLKGEQVKDNVPREQTSVEDSANLPPSPPPSPASEHFGPAEKATKMDKLSTSGESSVTCGERLSLQEVSVAEFKEKNIPEQQKPDLPPFSTLEKYNDDIIQTTEEADSEKQALISAVLQTEPVPVSFKTEPRREELAASSVETATSHHANSLQSSLCEDECISIVAAENKAIHMQSGSAKKTDEIMKPQNTVAEALPGKSVSVQSKKSLDSSETPDASKQLSTGISDTDICKQKAISPNIEIPSAKDSLKDSEGASQKEQSITGVTVADDNYVLPPLEAKIDLAATSTSAPESKVQNVLQEKQQVLEELHIDKLPVIAHSAIEDKPIAFEGSSDKRKDTPDTIKLVENIADVFSMPEDRSECVEYTSTDTAEHHLEHVNGKPAVETMYGMTKLLQTEYSKHVSEQQPSNLLFKEIETNLEVAEVHQLPDAVTAQLYVEESNLNVQCGMHPITSDSLLSQDSMLERIKQEPCSMDSNIKKVGDTPMKTEEKSIQQEKEAEPQNVNLLSDSNVYPDKNAQSFTSLTVQNKKYDSFNVGSKVKMEEDQPEMSRYFETFVLKDDGENSTKPPEDGYYEMTISDENSSRLLHTVPQFSKGPHEKSEVDAHKVENDVSAEGIHYSTLAQTSVPVDVHANAPPVDVQAKVLPVEVKSAVENETHLPIQLSHLAKEERPAAISQQTYSSADANIDKELQKLVLNLPEASLDSVALEVETESQGPPESLSPLASDILACTRGMSLEESAEFFPVTTPAEEKQIYFPVEVEKDKTVSVAKEKSATESLQLDSQYAYPCTLKDDYKNDTVVVPDLPEMLDLGVTRTRLSSEGTEIEIVRRASMPCESTTENVASGSEALTESIKSIIKNVNQAEEMGYCVFEYSAPLPTPEEVKSPLEDGSIFLHQIRAASQTIDEESIRRQIDANKQKEDSHFRISTLSEDRELKIATILEAQSELKMDETISLSVSNQVTKLVSELDHLPDDPAQRESCTQNISITIDAQQVPKDISPIELPDKTENASKSSDLSDLPSNVAVLETSLKTRFIENKPSEKASPQEHLQLTMEDEPRHILPSDFTVPQGSFKLKTTDHQRSEKSVSVQEQARPKKALEDKPRPTLPRQDNVLDVDIEVDSIDHTIFQQTTPIQDSVHPKKIPEDESRPKLPSEEIVAESVSQKGPEKTASTQEPPQLQETVESKSSPLTKTDILEAGVKLEAAGQNISEKTAPIQEITPLSETAIVSTEPTLSSEDTVPKVGFEMEQIDQVTEKVGPAPETIQPNNIREIETKPGLPSNNIEPSGDIEIMHYDGKVIEKSPPVQGIIQTEKGVKDVVLPGLSNIVTECVIAPTEETIESKTRPAPSEVSKAESSGQQVHEAVPVQEPAEAQKAMKEEVKSNLLFDVPVPEIVLHEDPGDYEASENIPVEETEEDRGIVESVITVEDDIITVVQTTLEGGKDVGHNVRFAMPDDGDVEDVFTPSEQTRSTEGQIYESPAKAVQIALIPEKIEIPTDLREDESIDESVMDTDSLWMDTQDEESIILTQPAAVTKQEKAEKEFISLSSDKHRKGKVLKTGKNRVSTPERKIIKKDISTVSKEDKKRRKAYKKSELTKKSEIQTRSPSRKIILKPAVRYHRPTHVPCTKRKQTASGSVEGAYVIDQKFSVAKQPKERMTNSSALTKIPTSKLSSLLPERPNSTCSAARKAFIDLDYYPTRPSSAGPRDSLTEQPIRKDAAMRSPEKRSALPRPSSILSTRRAPPEEKDAHFVPVTSPVYPAPKRPTTIRTEPRNDQKGQGVTRSRVHTSAGSEPTRTRSARSGTATPSTPGSTAVTPGTPPSYSRTPGSRTPRTPGTPGAHKSPILVPTERKVAIIRTPPKSPLTPKQLRVINQPMPDLKNIKSKIGSIDNLKHQPRGGQVHIANVKPDFSHIQPKCGSLDNVRYSPLVGNVQIVTKKIDVSHITSKCGSFSNIHYRPGGGHVRIESQKLDFKEKAQSKVGSLDNTRHTPGGGNVKIESHKLSFRENAKARVDHGADIITQSPGRSGATTPHRLSNVSSSGSINLMESPQLATLADDVTAALAKQGL